The following proteins are encoded in a genomic region of Nicotiana sylvestris chromosome 4, ASM39365v2, whole genome shotgun sequence:
- the LOC104238013 gene encoding protein DETOXIFICATION 40-like, which translates to MGKSMKSEVEQPLLIAAHGGSSELEEVLSDTQLPYFRRLRYASWIEFQLLYRLAAPSVAVYMINNAMSMSTRIFSGQLGNLQLAAASLGNQGIQLFAYGLMLGMGSAVETLCGQAYGAHRYEMLGVYLQRATVVLSVTGIPLTVVYLFSKNILLALGESKLVASAAAVFVYGLIPQIFAYAVNFPIQKFLQAQSIVAPSAFISLGTLFVHILLSWVVVYKIGLGLLGASLVLSFSWWIIVVAQFIYIIKSERCKATWAGFRWEAFSGLCQFVKLSAGSAVMLCLETWYMQILVLLSGLLKNPEIALASISVCLAVNGLMFMVAVGFNAAASVRVSNELGAAHSKSAAFSVFMVTFISFLIAVVEAIIVLSLRNVISYAFTEGEIVAKEVSELCPFLAVTLILNGIQPVLSGVAVGCGWQAFVAYVNVGCYYGVGIPLGCLLGFKFDLGAKGIWTGMIGGTVMQTVILLWVTFRTDWNKEVECAKKRLDKWENLKGPLNKE; encoded by the exons ATGGGAAAAAGCATGAAGTCTGAAGTTGAGCAGCCCTTGTTGATTGCTGCTCATGGGGGTAGCTCCGAGCTCGAGGAGGTGCTCTCCGACACCCAATTACCCTACTTTCGACGCCTTAGGTATGCCTCTTGGATCGAATTCCAGCTACTTTATCGGCTTGCTGCCCCTTCAGTTGCCGTCTACATGATCAACAATGCCATGTCCATGTCTACTCGGATCTTTTCTGGCCAACTCGGGAACCTGCAGCTTGCAGCAGCCTCTCTTGGCAATCAAGGCATCCAATTATTTGCTTATGGCCTTATG CTAGGAATGGGCAGTGCAGTGGAGACGCTTTGTGGCCAAGCATATGGAGCTCACAGATATGAAATGCTAGGAGTGTACCTGCAAAGAGCAACAGTAGTACTTTCCGTAACAGGGATTCCACTAACTGTGGTGTATTTATTTTCCAAGAATATACTGCTCGCTCTTGGTGAATCAAAACTAGTGGCATCAGCAGCAGCGGTATTTGTGTATGGTTTGATTCCACAAATATTTGCTTATGCGGTGAACTTCCCAATACAGAAGTTCTTGCAAGCCCAGAGTATTGTTGCTCCCAGTGCTTTTATTTCCCTGGGGACTCTATTTGTACACATATTGCTCAGTTGGGTTGTTGTATACAAAATTGGACTGGGATTGCTAGGGGCGTCGTTGGTGCTGAGTTTTTCTTGGTGGATAATTGTGGTGGCtcaatttatatatataataaaaagtGAAAGGTGTAAGGCTACTTGGGCAGGTTTTCGATGGGAGGCCTTTAGTGGATTATGCCAATTTGTCAAGTTGTCTGCTGGTTCGGCTGTTATGCTGTGCTTGGAGACTTGGTATATGCAGATTCTAGTGTTGCTCTCAGGATTACTCAAGAATCCTGAGATTGCCTTGGCTTCAATCTCTGTTTG cTTGGCAGTGAATGGACTGATGTTCATGGTTGCAGTGGGGTTCAATGCTGCTGCTAG TGTGAGAGTGAGCAACGAGCTAGGAGCAGCACACTCAAAGTCAGCAGCATTCTCCGTGTTCATGGTGACATTCATTTCATTTCTCATTGCTGTCGTGGAAGCCATAATTGTGCTCAGTTTGCGCAATGTTATCAGCTATGCATTCACCGAGGGTGAAATTGTGGCCAAAGAAGTATCTGAGTTGTGTCCATTTTTAGCTGTCACCCTCATTCTCAATGGCATTCAACCAGTCTTATCGG GTGTTGCTGTTGGCTGTGGATGGCAGGCGTTTGTTGCCTACGTGAATGTAGGGTGTTATTATGGTGTAGGAATTCCATTGGGATGTCTTCTCGGCTTCAAGTTTGACCTTGGTGCTAAG GGAATATGGACTGGGATGATTGGAGGGACTGTGATGCAAACTGTTATTCTGCTTTGGGTTACATTCCGTACCGACTGGAATAAAGAG gtGGAGTGCGCCAAAAAACGTCTGGACAAATGGGAAAACCTAAAAGGACCTCTAAACAAGGAATGA